One segment of Humidesulfovibrio mexicanus DNA contains the following:
- a CDS encoding DUF2589 domain-containing protein, with the protein MANELVNMSDQFKGLPMGDLIGGPLNAACEAQIKLAQATADFIKVIGFLPPEKDSKDPYSGGTRTATFRFKRPVDNPTMKPGDPGSTKEEEVEICVPLLAIVKVPNLSITTVDVTFDMEVKSSFASKESQDTAASLDAEMSIGWGCFKATAKVHGSVASHKENTRSSDNSAKYHVLVHAEDKGMPEGLARVMDILQTACAPRAIGAAKDVPALN; encoded by the coding sequence ATGGCGAACGAGCTTGTGAACATGTCGGACCAGTTCAAGGGTCTCCCAATGGGCGATCTCATCGGCGGCCCGCTCAACGCGGCTTGCGAAGCCCAGATCAAGCTGGCGCAGGCCACGGCGGACTTCATCAAGGTCATTGGTTTTCTGCCCCCGGAAAAGGACTCCAAGGATCCCTACAGCGGCGGCACCCGCACGGCCACCTTCCGCTTCAAGCGTCCGGTGGACAATCCCACAATGAAGCCGGGCGATCCCGGCTCCACCAAGGAAGAGGAAGTGGAGATTTGCGTTCCGCTTCTGGCCATCGTCAAGGTTCCCAACCTGAGCATCACCACAGTGGATGTCACCTTCGACATGGAGGTGAAGTCGTCCTTCGCCTCCAAGGAATCCCAGGACACGGCAGCCTCGCTGGACGCCGAGATGTCCATCGGCTGGGGCTGCTTCAAGGCCACGGCCAAGGTGCACGGTTCCGTGGCCAGCCACAAGGAGAACACGCGCAGTTCTGACAATTCCGCCAAGTACCATGTGCTGGTCCACGCCGAGGACAAGGGGATGCCCGAGGGTCTGGCCCGCGTCATGGACATCCTCCAGACGGCGTGCGCGCCCAGGGCCATCGGCGCGGCCAAGGACGTTCCCGCTTTGAACTAA
- a CDS encoding chemotaxis protein, whose product MDAMDTGILLETGTNELEILEFHIDSDRGSQDEPERHSFGVNVAKVMEVIESPRLEVQPGASHPSFRGLIPLRSHILPVIDLAVWLGINKSPAPRDNVIVTEFSKSVTGFVVSGVTGIHRVGWPEVIPPDGYLPKTGIQAIIGLVERDGHFIQLLDLETIIADLSPDELDFSAPPKVLAPREIKAVVADDSATIRLMIQKTLERSGIAPTVVGNGQEALGILRELAARAQAEARPVSDFIDVLISDIEMPLMDGFSLTKHLKLDPRLKDVPVILYSSIITDELRHKGESVGATMQIAKPDLERLPEIAVELAAASDAKRSAANV is encoded by the coding sequence ATGGACGCCATGGACACCGGGATTCTGCTCGAAACCGGCACCAACGAACTTGAAATCCTCGAATTTCACATCGACTCGGACCGCGGTTCCCAGGACGAGCCCGAGCGGCACTCCTTCGGCGTCAACGTGGCCAAGGTCATGGAGGTCATCGAGAGCCCGCGCCTGGAGGTCCAACCCGGCGCGTCGCATCCCAGCTTCCGGGGGCTCATCCCCCTGCGCAGCCACATCCTTCCGGTCATCGATCTCGCCGTCTGGCTCGGCATCAACAAGTCTCCGGCACCCAGGGACAACGTCATTGTCACGGAGTTCAGCAAGTCCGTCACGGGCTTCGTGGTCTCGGGCGTCACGGGCATCCACCGCGTGGGCTGGCCAGAGGTCATTCCTCCGGACGGCTACCTGCCCAAGACCGGCATCCAGGCCATAATCGGACTTGTGGAACGCGACGGGCACTTCATACAACTGCTGGACCTGGAGACCATCATCGCCGACCTCTCGCCCGACGAACTGGATTTCTCCGCCCCGCCCAAGGTGCTTGCCCCGCGCGAGATCAAGGCTGTTGTGGCCGACGATTCCGCCACCATCCGCCTCATGATCCAAAAGACCCTGGAGCGTTCCGGCATTGCGCCCACTGTCGTGGGCAACGGACAGGAGGCCCTGGGCATTCTGCGCGAGTTGGCCGCGCGCGCCCAGGCCGAGGCGCGCCCGGTCTCCGACTTCATCGATGTGCTCATCTCGGACATCGAGATGCCGCTCATGGACGGCTTCAGCCTGACCAAGCACCTGAAACTCGATCCCAGACTCAAGGACGTGCCCGTGATCCTCTATTCCTCCATCATCACCGACGAGCTGCGCCACAAGGGCGAAAGCGTTGGCGCGACCATGCAGATCGCCAAGCCGGATCTGGAGCGTCTGCCGGAGATCGCCGTGGAGCTTGCGGCCGCAAGCGATGCGAAACGGAGCGCCGCGAATGTTTGA
- a CDS encoding peptidoglycan-binding protein, whose amino-acid sequence MAVFRNGSNGVEVTRIQQRLAELGLFSASPDGVYGAQTEAAVRRFQQSQGLAVDGAVGPQTWALLFPGQEAGAPLVSGDVATRSLALTGSFETGHLAPECFAAVTGNFDGQGMSFGALQWNFGQGSLQPLLKRLLDEHPDVAEKVFGNRLDELRQAVLGGRDASMRFAASIQAPGGKNVAEPWRTLFHSLGLTPEFQAIERDGAAAYFDRAVRLCSAYGLWSERGRALMFDICVQNGSIADATAKLIQSGFAALSANLPPEEAEVERMRIVANRRAEAANPRFVEDVRTRKLCIAEGRGTVHGIAYDLEGQFGLGLRRVA is encoded by the coding sequence ATGGCGGTGTTTCGGAACGGTTCAAATGGGGTCGAGGTGACGCGCATCCAGCAGCGGCTGGCCGAGCTGGGGCTTTTTTCCGCGAGTCCGGACGGGGTGTACGGCGCGCAGACCGAGGCGGCGGTGCGGCGTTTTCAGCAGAGCCAGGGGCTCGCCGTTGACGGCGCGGTCGGGCCGCAGACCTGGGCGCTGCTTTTCCCCGGCCAGGAGGCTGGCGCGCCGCTGGTTTCCGGCGATGTGGCCACGCGCAGCCTGGCCCTTACCGGCTCCTTCGAGACCGGACATTTGGCCCCGGAGTGCTTCGCCGCGGTGACGGGCAATTTCGATGGCCAGGGCATGAGCTTTGGGGCCTTGCAGTGGAATTTCGGCCAAGGCTCCCTGCAACCGCTCTTGAAACGGCTTCTGGACGAACACCCGGACGTTGCGGAGAAGGTCTTTGGCAATCGGCTGGACGAACTGCGGCAAGCCGTGCTGGGCGGCCGCGACGCCTCCATGCGCTTTGCCGCGTCCATACAGGCGCCCGGCGGCAAAAACGTCGCCGAGCCCTGGCGCACCCTGTTCCATTCCCTTGGCCTCACGCCGGAGTTCCAGGCAATCGAGCGCGACGGCGCGGCCGCCTATTTCGATCGCGCGGTGCGCCTGTGTTCGGCGTACGGCTTGTGGTCCGAGCGGGGCAGGGCGCTCATGTTCGACATCTGCGTGCAGAACGGCAGCATTGCCGACGCCACGGCCAAACTCATCCAGTCCGGATTCGCCGCGCTGTCCGCAAACCTGCCCCCGGAGGAGGCCGAGGTGGAGCGGATGCGCATCGTGGCCAACCGCCGCGCCGAGGCGGCCAATCCGCGCTTTGTGGAGGATGTGCGCACGCGCAAGCTGTGCATCGCCGAAGGCCGGGGCACGGTCCACGGCATTGCCTACGACCTGGAGGGCCAGTTCGGACTGGGCCTCCGTCGCGTGGCCTAG
- a CDS encoding bifunctional folylpolyglutamate synthase/dihydrofolate synthase: MTHTYEDFLARLDELGVFHMDLSLDRMAAFVKRAGQPGFPVLHVVGTNGKGSTSTVLAELLSTHGLRVGLFLSPHFVSVRERVLVDGAMLSEETWARLGARAFELAEGLGLTYFEVLTAVALLAFQEAGCGVAVMEAGLGGRFDATNVLNPALTVFTPIAMDHMNVLGDTLEKIAEDKAGAMRPDAVAVSAPQEPAAWAVLEARAAAVGAELVPATEVLRYSRRSGRVEPGGHARYVRTVRHIDEAWLALAGAHQEQNARTALAAFHVLAARMRLPVSADACREALRRAFIPGRMQIVADAPGLPSLLILDGGHNAHGLAALKRSLEDEGIRPVAVVVGCLRDKPLDRMLPLVRAIAGEAPAYAVGIPSCPRALGPGELAVQLGSGSAPDVHWALKRLQDANGPVLVCGSLYLLGEFYTQHPWLLERRQAVSDLGRFRQ, translated from the coding sequence GTGACGCACACCTATGAAGACTTCCTGGCCAGGCTGGACGAGCTTGGCGTGTTCCATATGGATCTGTCCCTGGACCGCATGGCCGCTTTTGTGAAGCGCGCGGGGCAGCCTGGCTTTCCGGTGCTGCATGTGGTGGGCACCAACGGCAAGGGCTCCACTTCCACGGTGCTGGCGGAACTGCTTTCCACCCACGGGCTGCGCGTGGGCCTGTTCCTCAGCCCGCATTTTGTCTCCGTGCGCGAGCGCGTTCTGGTGGACGGGGCCATGCTGTCCGAGGAGACCTGGGCCAGGCTTGGCGCGCGCGCGTTCGAACTCGCAGAGGGTCTTGGCCTCACCTATTTTGAGGTGCTCACGGCTGTTGCCCTGCTGGCTTTCCAGGAGGCCGGCTGCGGTGTGGCGGTGATGGAGGCGGGCCTTGGCGGCCGGTTCGACGCCACCAATGTCCTTAATCCCGCGCTCACCGTGTTCACCCCCATCGCCATGGACCACATGAACGTGCTGGGTGACACCCTGGAGAAGATCGCAGAGGACAAGGCCGGAGCCATGCGGCCGGACGCAGTGGCGGTCAGCGCTCCGCAGGAGCCTGCGGCCTGGGCCGTGCTGGAGGCCCGCGCCGCCGCCGTGGGCGCGGAGCTTGTGCCCGCCACGGAGGTGCTGCGCTATTCGCGGCGTTCCGGACGGGTGGAGCCGGGCGGCCATGCGCGCTACGTCCGCACCGTGCGCCACATCGACGAGGCTTGGCTGGCCCTTGCTGGCGCGCACCAGGAGCAGAACGCCCGCACGGCCCTTGCCGCGTTCCATGTGCTCGCGGCCCGCATGCGCCTGCCGGTGAGCGCCGATGCCTGCCGCGAGGCCCTCAGGCGCGCCTTTATTCCCGGCCGGATGCAGATTGTCGCCGATGCTCCCGGCTTGCCGTCCCTGCTCATTCTGGACGGCGGCCACAACGCCCACGGCCTCGCCGCCCTGAAGCGCTCATTGGAGGACGAGGGCATCCGCCCGGTCGCCGTTGTGGTGGGCTGCCTGCGCGACAAGCCGCTGGACCGGATGCTGCCGCTTGTGCGCGCCATCGCCGGGGAGGCCCCGGCCTATGCCGTGGGCATTCCCTCCTGCCCGCGCGCACTGGGGCCGGGAGAGCTGGCGGTGCAGCTGGGCAGCGGCTCCGCGCCGGACGTGCACTGGGCGCTCAAACGGTTACAGGACGCCAACGGCCCGGTGCTGGTCTGCGGTTCCTTGTATTTGCTGGGGGAGTTTTATACACAGCACCCTTGGCTGCTGGAACGCCGCCAAGCCGTAAGCGACCTCGGGAGGTTCCGTCAGTGA
- a CDS encoding DUF2589 domain-containing protein, with translation MASNIRLNDLIEALAGAVIEAQDNIERHQISNLRSYFDDQMRPKSLVVRLPSIQPQAEPGSEDYYRAPLLPLVSANMLKIKDVEITFDADLGQLLEAPAEEPQKGKESAKDAPEAPRKDIFVDMAGSRQGKAGSIHVVLRVESAETTDGAGRLINHLAQTQGVFKTFKAD, from the coding sequence ATGGCCAGCAACATACGCCTGAATGATCTGATCGAGGCCTTGGCGGGAGCGGTCATTGAGGCCCAGGACAACATCGAGCGGCATCAGATATCCAATCTGCGCAGCTACTTCGATGATCAGATGCGGCCCAAGAGCCTCGTGGTGCGGCTGCCGTCCATACAGCCCCAGGCCGAGCCCGGCTCGGAGGACTATTACCGCGCCCCCCTGCTGCCGCTGGTTTCCGCCAATATGCTTAAAATCAAGGATGTCGAAATCACCTTTGACGCGGACTTGGGGCAGCTGTTGGAGGCGCCGGCCGAGGAGCCGCAAAAGGGAAAGGAGTCGGCAAAGGATGCGCCCGAGGCCCCGCGCAAGGACATCTTCGTGGACATGGCCGGAAGCAGGCAGGGCAAGGCCGGGAGCATCCATGTGGTGCTGCGCGTGGAAAGCGCGGAGACCACCGACGGTGCGGGTCGGCTCATCAACCACCTTGCGCAGACCCAGGGCGTGTTCAAGACCTTCAAGGCCGATTGA
- the selA gene encoding L-seryl-tRNA(Sec) selenium transferase, producing MSTLFRHIPPVDQALSALCAADSAGAEVFSAAPRPLVKDLVNGFLDLLREEIRAGAVTEAGQLDLATLAPRMAAYVRQGLRPRFRRVLNATGVVVHTNMGRSLLAREAVEAVASAAAHYSNLEFDLATGLRGSRYSHVEELLCRLTGAEAALVVNNNAAAVLIVLDTLCKGREVVVSRGQLVEIGGSFRIPEVMARSGAILREVGATNRTHLRDYEAAIGPDTAALMKVHTSNYRMTGFVKETPLPELAALAERHGLPVIEDLGSGSLLRFDGHGLPGEPTAAEAIAQGADVVTFSGDKVLGGPQAGIIVGRREIVERIKKNQLNRALRIDKLTLAALEATLRLYLDPEQARKRVPTLAMMTRPLVPLRAQASRLAGLLRRSLADSLDIAVRAGASRVGGGAFPEADLPTALVCLKPLDMTVDALREALLATDPPLVGRVEDDAFCLDPRTLDSSEHPLVLAALRQALGRA from the coding sequence GTGAGCACGCTTTTCCGTCACATCCCCCCCGTGGACCAGGCGCTTTCGGCCCTTTGCGCGGCTGATTCCGCCGGGGCCGAGGTCTTCAGCGCCGCGCCGCGCCCGCTGGTGAAGGACCTGGTGAACGGCTTTCTGGACTTGCTGCGCGAGGAGATCCGCGCCGGGGCCGTCACCGAGGCCGGACAGCTGGACCTCGCCACGCTGGCTCCGCGCATGGCCGCCTACGTGCGCCAGGGGCTGCGTCCGCGCTTCCGACGGGTGCTGAACGCCACGGGCGTGGTGGTGCACACCAACATGGGCCGCTCTCTTCTGGCGCGCGAGGCCGTGGAAGCCGTGGCCTCGGCCGCCGCCCACTATTCGAATCTGGAGTTCGACCTCGCCACCGGCCTGCGCGGCAGCCGCTATTCCCATGTGGAGGAGCTGCTCTGCCGCCTCACTGGAGCCGAGGCCGCCCTTGTGGTGAACAACAACGCCGCGGCCGTGCTCATCGTGCTGGACACCCTGTGCAAGGGCCGGGAAGTGGTGGTCTCGCGCGGGCAGCTGGTGGAGATCGGCGGGAGCTTCCGCATCCCGGAGGTCATGGCCAGGAGCGGGGCCATCCTGCGCGAGGTGGGCGCAACCAACCGCACGCATTTGCGCGACTACGAAGCCGCCATCGGGCCGGACACCGCCGCCCTCATGAAGGTCCATACCAGCAATTACCGCATGACCGGTTTCGTGAAGGAGACGCCGCTCCCGGAGCTGGCCGCCCTGGCCGAGCGCCACGGCCTGCCCGTCATCGAGGATCTGGGCAGCGGCAGCCTGCTGCGCTTCGACGGTCACGGCCTGCCTGGCGAGCCCACGGCGGCCGAGGCCATCGCCCAGGGCGCGGACGTGGTCACCTTTTCCGGCGACAAGGTCCTGGGCGGCCCGCAGGCGGGCATCATCGTTGGCCGCAGGGAGATCGTCGAGCGCATCAAGAAGAACCAGCTGAACCGCGCCCTGCGCATCGACAAGCTGACCTTGGCCGCGTTGGAGGCCACCCTGCGCCTGTACCTGGACCCGGAGCAGGCGCGCAAGCGCGTGCCCACACTGGCCATGATGACCCGTCCGCTCGTCCCGCTGCGCGCTCAGGCCTCGCGCCTGGCCGGACTGCTGCGCAGGAGTCTTGCCGACTCTTTGGACATCGCCGTGCGCGCGGGCGCGTCCCGCGTGGGCGGTGGGGCTTTCCCGGAGGCCGACCTGCCCACGGCGCTTGTCTGCCTGAAGCCGCTGGACATGACCGTGGATGCCCTGCGCGAGGCTTTGCTCGCCACCGATCCGCCGCTGGTCGGCCGCGTGGAGGACGACGCCTTCTGCCTGGACCCGCGCACCCTGGATTCTTCCGAACATCCCCTTGTGCTCGCCGCCCTGCGCCAGGCGCTGGGCCGGGCATGA